Proteins encoded by one window of Enterobacter hormaechei subsp. xiangfangensis:
- the tdcD gene encoding propionate kinase, which translates to MIEFPVVLVINCGSSSVKFSVLDAASCDALMTGIADGINTEKAFISVNGGEPVRLAHQNYEGALAAIALELEKRNLMGSVALIGHRIAHGGDLFSESTLITEEVMAQIRQVSPLAPLHNYANLSGVEAAERLFPGVQQVAVFDTSFHQTMPPQAYLYGLPYRYFEELGVRRYGFHGTSHRYVSAQAHALFGLSPDDSGLVIAHLGNGASICAVRNGVSVDTSMGMTPLEGLVMGTRCGDVDFGAMAWIARQTGQSFEDLERVVNKESGLLGISGISSDLRALEKAWHDGNERARLAIKTFVHRIARHIAGHAASLHRLDGVVFTGGIGENSVLIRALVAEHLKVFGIILDESKNALPGSAGERVISTESSRAACAVIPTNEEKMVALDALRLGKVTPAAAYA; encoded by the coding sequence ATGATTGAGTTTCCGGTAGTACTGGTCATTAACTGCGGATCGTCCTCTGTTAAGTTCTCGGTGCTGGACGCCGCAAGCTGCGATGCCCTGATGACGGGCATTGCGGACGGCATCAACACAGAAAAAGCCTTTATTTCCGTGAATGGGGGTGAGCCGGTCAGACTGGCTCACCAGAACTACGAAGGGGCGCTGGCTGCCATCGCCCTGGAGCTGGAGAAACGCAACCTGATGGGCAGCGTGGCTTTGATTGGCCATCGCATTGCCCACGGCGGTGACCTCTTCAGCGAGTCGACCCTGATCACGGAAGAGGTGATGGCGCAGATCCGCCAGGTCTCCCCGCTGGCGCCGCTGCATAACTACGCCAACCTGAGCGGCGTGGAAGCCGCCGAGCGCCTGTTCCCCGGCGTGCAGCAGGTGGCGGTATTTGATACCAGCTTCCACCAGACCATGCCGCCGCAGGCGTATCTGTACGGCTTGCCGTACCGCTATTTTGAAGAGCTGGGCGTGCGCCGCTACGGTTTCCATGGCACCTCTCACCGCTATGTGTCGGCGCAGGCGCACGCGCTTTTCGGGCTCTCTCCCGATGACAGCGGCCTGGTGATTGCCCATCTCGGCAACGGGGCGTCCATCTGCGCGGTGCGTAACGGCGTAAGCGTGGACACGTCCATGGGGATGACGCCGCTTGAAGGACTGGTGATGGGCACGCGCTGCGGAGACGTGGATTTTGGCGCGATGGCGTGGATTGCCCGGCAGACCGGCCAGTCGTTCGAGGATCTGGAGCGCGTGGTCAACAAAGAGTCCGGGCTGCTGGGGATCTCCGGTATCTCCTCCGATTTGCGCGCGCTGGAGAAAGCCTGGCATGACGGCAACGAGCGGGCGCGGCTGGCAATAAAGACCTTTGTCCACCGGATTGCGCGGCATATCGCCGGTCATGCCGCGTCCCTGCACCGTCTGGATGGCGTGGTGTTTACCGGCGGGATCGGTGAGAACTCCGTGCTTATCCGCGCGCTGGTGGCGGAGCATCTGAAGGTGTTTGGCATCATCCTCGACGAGTCCAAAAATGCCCTGCCGGGCAGCGCGGGCGAGCGCGTGATCTCCACCGAGTCGTCCCGCGCGGCCTGCGCGGTGATCCCTACCAATGAAGAAAAAATGGTCGCGCTGGACGCCCTCCGTCTTGGGAAGGTTACTCCGGCTGCGGCTTACGCCTGA
- the tdcC gene encoding threonine/serine transporter TdcC — MSNTESIIVGQTKTSSWRKSDTTWTLGLFGTAIGAGVLFFPIRAGFGGLIPILLMLVLAFPIAFYCHRALARLCLSGSNVSGNITETVEEHFGKTGGVVITFLYFFAICPLLWIYGVTITNTFMTFWENQLQMPALNRGVVALFLLLLMAFVIWFGKDLMVKVMSYLVFPFIASLVLISLSLIPYWNSAVIDQVNLSDIAFTGHDGILVTVWLGISIMVFSFNFSPIVSSFVVSKREEYEPEFGKEFTEQKCSKIIGRASLLMVAVVMFFAFSCLFTLSPQNMADAKAQNIPVLSYLANHFASMSGSKSTFATVLEYGASIIALVAIFKSFFGHYLGTLEGLNGLIIKFGYKGDKKNVSVGKLNTISMVFIMGSTWIVAYANPNILDLIEAMGAPIIASLLCLLPMYAIRKAPALAKYKGRTENIFVTVVGLLTILNIVYKLF, encoded by the coding sequence ATGAGCAACACAGAAAGCATTATCGTTGGCCAGACAAAAACGTCCTCCTGGCGTAAATCTGATACCACCTGGACGCTCGGCCTGTTTGGTACCGCCATTGGCGCAGGCGTGCTGTTCTTCCCTATCCGTGCAGGCTTTGGCGGCTTGATCCCCATCCTGCTGATGCTGGTACTCGCGTTCCCGATTGCCTTTTACTGCCACCGCGCGCTGGCGCGTCTGTGTTTGTCCGGCAGTAACGTCTCCGGCAACATCACCGAAACGGTGGAGGAGCATTTTGGTAAGACCGGCGGGGTGGTAATCACCTTCCTCTACTTCTTTGCCATTTGCCCGCTGCTGTGGATTTACGGCGTCACCATTACCAACACCTTTATGACCTTCTGGGAAAACCAGCTCCAGATGCCCGCCCTGAACCGCGGCGTGGTGGCGCTGTTCCTGCTGCTGCTGATGGCCTTTGTTATCTGGTTCGGTAAAGACCTGATGGTGAAAGTGATGAGCTACCTGGTGTTCCCGTTCATCGCCAGCCTGGTGTTGATTTCTCTCTCGCTGATCCCGTACTGGAACTCGGCGGTGATCGACCAGGTTAACCTGAGCGATATCGCCTTCACCGGTCATGACGGCATTCTGGTCACGGTGTGGCTGGGGATCTCCATCATGGTCTTCTCCTTCAACTTCTCGCCTATCGTCTCCTCGTTTGTGGTCTCCAAGCGCGAAGAGTACGAACCGGAGTTCGGGAAAGAGTTTACCGAGCAGAAATGTTCCAAAATCATCGGTCGCGCCAGCCTGCTGATGGTGGCGGTGGTGATGTTCTTCGCCTTTAGCTGCTTGTTTACACTCTCTCCGCAGAACATGGCGGACGCCAAAGCGCAGAACATTCCGGTGCTCTCTTACCTGGCGAACCACTTTGCGTCGATGTCAGGCAGTAAATCCACGTTCGCCACCGTGCTGGAGTACGGCGCGTCCATCATCGCGCTGGTCGCTATCTTTAAATCCTTCTTCGGCCACTATCTGGGCACGCTGGAGGGGCTGAACGGCCTGATCATCAAGTTCGGCTACAAGGGCGACAAGAAGAACGTCTCCGTCGGCAAGCTGAACACCATCAGCATGGTCTTCATCATGGGCTCCACCTGGATTGTGGCCTACGCCAACCCGAACATTCTGGACCTCATTGAAGCCATGGGCGCGCCAATTATCGCCTCTCTGCTGTGCCTGCTGCCGATGTACGCCATCCGCAAGGCACCGGCGCTGGCGAAATACAAAGGCCGGACCGAGAACATCTTCGTAACCGTGGTCGGCCTGCTGACCATTCTGAACATCGTGTACAAACTGTTTTAA
- the tdcB gene encoding bifunctional threonine ammonia-lyase/L-serine ammonia-lyase TdcB — translation MHITYDLPVTIEDIQDARKRLAGKIYKTGMPRSNYLSERCKGEIFLKFENMQRTGSFKIRGAFNKLSSLTDAEKRKGVVACSAGNHAQGVSLSCAMLGIDGKVVMPMGAPKSKVAATRDYSAEVVLHGENFNDTIAKVSEIVEMEGRIFIPPYDDPKVIAGQGTIGLEILEDLYDVDNVIVPIGGGGLIAGIATAIKSINPTINIIGVQSENVHGMAASYQAGEITNHRITGTLADGCDVSRPGNLTFEIVRELVDDIVLVSEDEIRNSMIALIQRNKVVTEGAGALACAALLSGKLDHYIQGRKTVCIISGGNIDLSRVSQITGFVDA, via the coding sequence ATGCACATTACTTACGATCTCCCGGTGACCATTGAAGATATTCAGGACGCCAGAAAAAGACTGGCGGGAAAGATCTATAAAACCGGTATGCCGCGCTCAAATTATCTGAGCGAACGGTGTAAGGGTGAGATATTCCTGAAATTTGAAAATATGCAGCGTACCGGTTCGTTTAAAATACGTGGGGCGTTTAATAAATTAAGCTCGCTGACCGATGCGGAAAAACGCAAGGGCGTGGTGGCCTGTTCCGCAGGGAACCACGCGCAGGGGGTCTCTCTCTCCTGCGCCATGCTCGGCATCGACGGCAAAGTAGTGATGCCGATGGGCGCGCCGAAATCCAAGGTTGCCGCCACGCGCGACTACTCTGCCGAAGTGGTGCTACACGGCGAGAACTTTAACGACACCATCGCCAAAGTGAGCGAAATCGTCGAGATGGAAGGGCGCATTTTTATCCCGCCTTACGACGATCCGAAAGTGATCGCCGGTCAGGGCACCATCGGCCTGGAAATCCTCGAAGATTTATATGACGTGGATAACGTGATTGTCCCCATCGGCGGCGGCGGTTTAATTGCCGGTATTGCGACAGCAATTAAATCCATCAACCCAACTATCAATATTATCGGCGTGCAGTCTGAAAACGTGCACGGAATGGCGGCATCGTATCAGGCCGGTGAAATAACGAACCACCGCATTACCGGCACATTAGCAGACGGTTGCGATGTGTCTCGCCCGGGTAATTTAACCTTCGAAATTGTTCGTGAATTAGTCGATGACATTGTGCTGGTCAGCGAAGACGAGATTCGCAACAGCATGATCGCGCTTATTCAGCGAAATAAAGTGGTCACGGAAGGTGCTGGCGCACTGGCGTGCGCGGCGTTATTAAGCGGCAAGCTGGACCACTATATCCAGGGCCGTAAAACCGTCTGCATTATTTCCGGCGGCAATATCGATCTCTCCCGTGTTTCCCAAATTACCGGCTTCGTTGACGCATAA
- the tdcA gene encoding transcriptional regulator TdcA: MNTIILPKTQHLVVFQEVIKSGSIGSAARQLGLTQPAVSKIISDIESYFGVEVMVRKNTGVKLTAAGQVLLSYAESITREMKNMVSEINSLSFSTVMDVSFGYPSLIGFTFLSGMIKKFKEVFPKARVSMYEAQLSSFLPAIRDGRLDFAIGTLSDGMQLQDLHVEPLFESEFVLVASKSRTCTGPTRLASLTHEQWVMPQTDMGYYNELLTTLQDNHISIENIVQTDSVVTIYNLVLNADYLTVIPRDMIAPFGSDQFIVLPVEDELPVARYAAVWSKNYSIKKSASVLVELAKQYSSMNTEKRR; the protein is encoded by the coding sequence ATGAATACTATTATTCTACCGAAAACTCAGCACCTCGTGGTATTTCAGGAAGTCATCAAAAGTGGCTCCATAGGTTCTGCTGCAAGACAACTGGGGCTGACGCAACCTGCCGTCAGCAAAATCATCAGCGACATCGAATCCTACTTTGGGGTGGAAGTGATGGTGCGTAAGAACACCGGCGTAAAACTCACTGCCGCCGGTCAGGTGCTGCTGTCCTACGCTGAGTCGATCACCCGCGAAATGAAAAACATGGTGAGCGAGATCAACAGCCTCAGTTTCAGTACCGTCATGGACGTCTCCTTCGGCTATCCGTCGCTAATTGGCTTCACCTTCCTGTCCGGGATGATCAAAAAATTCAAGGAAGTGTTCCCGAAAGCGCGTGTCTCAATGTATGAAGCGCAGCTCTCTTCATTCCTGCCCGCCATTCGCGATGGCCGGCTGGATTTCGCCATCGGCACGCTGAGCGACGGGATGCAGCTTCAGGATCTTCACGTTGAGCCACTGTTTGAATCCGAGTTTGTGCTGGTGGCGAGTAAATCACGAACGTGCACCGGCCCGACCAGACTGGCATCGCTCACGCACGAGCAGTGGGTGATGCCGCAAACCGATATGGGCTACTACAACGAACTTCTGACCACCCTGCAAGACAACCACATCAGCATTGAAAACATCGTCCAGACCGATTCCGTCGTCACCATCTATAACCTTGTCCTCAATGCCGATTACCTGACGGTGATCCCCCGTGACATGATTGCGCCATTCGGCTCGGACCAGTTCATTGTCCTGCCGGTGGAAGATGAATTACCCGTGGCGCGTTATGCCGCCGTGTGGTCAAAAAATTACAGTATTAAAAAATCGGCGTCAGTATTAGTTGAACTGGCAAAACAATATTCGTCGATGAATACCGAAAAACGACGATAG
- the garK gene encoding glycerate 2-kinase: MKIVIAPDSYKESLSATEVAQAIEKGFREIFPDAHYVSVPVADGGEGTVEAMIAATHGTWQQAVVTGPLGEKVKACWGISGDGTTAFIEMAAASGLVLVPPAQRNPLVTTSRGTGELILRALDKGARNIIIGIGGSATNDGGAGMMQALGAKFTDANGTEIGYGGGSLMALNRIDISDLDPRLQGCAIRVACDVTNPLVGESGASRIFGPQKGATEEMILELDASLSHYAEVIKKTLRIDVNRVPGAGAAGGMGAALMAFLGAELKSGIEIVTQALNLEEHIHDCTWVLTGEGRIDSQSINGKVPVGVASVAKKYHKPVIGIAGSLTQDVGVVHQYGIDAVFSVLTRIGSLEEAFQGAYDNIYRASRNIAATLQVGMRSQG; encoded by the coding sequence ATGAAAATCGTAATCGCGCCAGACTCTTATAAAGAAAGCCTGTCTGCCACTGAGGTGGCGCAGGCGATAGAAAAAGGATTTCGGGAAATTTTCCCCGACGCTCATTACGTGTCTGTTCCCGTTGCTGACGGCGGAGAAGGTACGGTTGAAGCGATGATCGCTGCGACGCATGGCACCTGGCAGCAGGCTGTCGTCACCGGCCCGTTAGGGGAAAAGGTGAAGGCCTGCTGGGGGATCTCGGGCGATGGTACCACCGCGTTTATCGAGATGGCCGCCGCCAGCGGCCTGGTGCTTGTTCCTCCCGCGCAGCGTAACCCGCTGGTCACGACGTCGCGCGGGACGGGGGAGCTGATCCTCCGCGCGCTGGATAAAGGCGCGCGCAACATCATTATCGGTATCGGCGGGAGCGCAACCAACGATGGGGGCGCAGGCATGATGCAGGCGCTGGGCGCGAAGTTTACGGATGCGAACGGGACGGAGATCGGCTACGGCGGCGGCAGCCTGATGGCGCTTAACCGGATTGATATTTCGGATCTCGATCCGCGTCTTCAGGGGTGCGCAATCCGTGTCGCCTGTGACGTGACGAATCCGCTGGTCGGTGAAAGCGGCGCGTCGCGTATCTTTGGACCGCAAAAAGGCGCCACGGAGGAGATGATCCTCGAACTCGACGCCAGTCTTAGCCACTATGCCGAAGTGATCAAAAAAACGCTGCGCATTGACGTCAACCGGGTTCCAGGGGCTGGCGCCGCGGGCGGCATGGGCGCGGCGCTGATGGCCTTCCTGGGCGCTGAGCTGAAAAGCGGCATTGAGATTGTCACTCAGGCGCTCAATCTTGAAGAACATATTCACGACTGCACGTGGGTGCTGACGGGGGAAGGGCGCATCGACAGCCAGAGCATAAATGGCAAAGTGCCCGTCGGCGTGGCGAGCGTCGCCAAAAAATACCATAAGCCGGTGATCGGGATTGCCGGAAGTCTGACGCAGGATGTGGGTGTGGTGCATCAGTACGGCATCGATGCGGTGTTCAGCGTACTGACCCGCATCGGCTCACTGGAAGAGGCGTTCCAGGGCGCGTATGACAACATTTACCGCGCCTCGCGGAATATCGCGGCCACATTGCAGGTAGGCATGCGTAGCCAGGGGTGA
- the garR gene encoding 2-hydroxy-3-oxopropionate reductase, which yields MTLKVGFIGLGIMGKPMSKNLIKAGYSLVVLDRNSDAVAEVIAAGAETATTAKAIAEQCDVIITMLPNSPHVKEVALGENGIIDGAKPGLVVIDMSSIAPLASREISEALKAKGVEMLDAPVSGGEPKAIDGTLSVMVGGDKAVFDKYYDLMKAMAGSVVHTGEIGAGNVTKLANQVIVALNIAAMSEALTLATKAGVNPDLVYQAIRGGLAGSTVLDAKAPMVMDRNFRPGFRIDLHIKDLANALDTSHGVGAQLPLTAAVMEMMQALRADGLGTADHSALACYYEKLAKVEIAR from the coding sequence ATGACGCTGAAAGTGGGTTTTATTGGCCTGGGTATCATGGGCAAACCAATGAGCAAAAACCTCATCAAAGCAGGTTACTCACTGGTGGTTTTAGATCGTAATTCAGACGCGGTGGCAGAGGTGATTGCGGCTGGCGCAGAAACGGCGACAACCGCAAAAGCAATTGCTGAGCAGTGCGACGTGATTATCACCATGCTGCCAAACTCACCGCACGTGAAAGAGGTGGCGCTGGGTGAGAACGGCATTATCGACGGCGCGAAGCCGGGTCTGGTGGTGATCGACATGAGTTCTATCGCACCGCTGGCAAGCCGCGAAATCAGCGAGGCGCTGAAAGCGAAGGGCGTGGAGATGCTGGATGCGCCGGTCAGCGGCGGCGAACCGAAAGCCATCGACGGCACCCTGTCGGTGATGGTGGGGGGCGATAAAGCCGTGTTTGACAAATACTACGACCTGATGAAAGCCATGGCCGGCTCCGTTGTGCACACCGGTGAAATTGGCGCAGGCAACGTCACCAAGCTGGCAAACCAGGTGATTGTGGCGTTGAACATCGCGGCTATGTCGGAGGCGCTAACGCTGGCCACCAAAGCGGGCGTTAATCCGGATCTGGTCTATCAGGCCATTCGCGGTGGTCTGGCGGGCAGTACCGTGCTGGATGCCAAGGCGCCGATGGTGATGGATCGTAACTTCAGGCCGGGCTTCCGCATCGATCTTCACATTAAGGATCTGGCGAATGCGCTGGATACCTCCCACGGCGTGGGGGCGCAGCTGCCGCTGACTGCCGCCGTCATGGAGATGATGCAGGCGCTGCGTGCGGATGGTCTGGGCACCGCCGATCACAGCGCGTTAGCGTGCTATTACGAAAAGCTGGCGAAGGTTGAAATTGCTCGCTAA
- the garL gene encoding 2-dehydro-3-deoxyglucarate aldolase, producing MSNDIFPNKFKAALAAHQIQIGCWSALANPISTEVLGLAGFDWLVLDGEHAPNDINTFIPQLMALKGSHSAPVVRVPTNEPVIIKRLLDIGFYNFLIPFVETEEEAVLAVAATRYPPEGIRGVSVSHRANMFGTVPDYFAQSNKNITILVQIESQQGVDNVDAIAATEGVDGIFVGPSDLAAAFGHLGNASHPDVQRAIQHIFARAKAHGKPCGILAPVEADARRYLEWGATFVAVGSDLGVFRAATQKLADAFKK from the coding sequence ATGAGTAACGACATCTTCCCGAATAAATTTAAAGCGGCCCTCGCGGCGCACCAGATTCAGATTGGCTGCTGGTCTGCGCTGGCCAACCCCATCAGCACCGAAGTGCTGGGCCTGGCCGGGTTCGACTGGCTGGTGCTGGACGGCGAACATGCGCCAAACGATATCAACACGTTTATTCCGCAGCTGATGGCGCTGAAAGGCAGCCACAGCGCGCCGGTGGTGCGTGTGCCCACCAACGAGCCGGTGATCATCAAGCGTCTGCTGGATATCGGCTTCTACAACTTCCTGATCCCGTTTGTTGAAACGGAAGAAGAAGCGGTGCTGGCCGTGGCGGCGACCCGCTATCCACCGGAAGGGATCCGCGGCGTGTCCGTCTCGCACCGCGCCAACATGTTTGGCACCGTGCCGGACTATTTCGCCCAGTCCAACAAGAACATCACCATTCTGGTTCAGATCGAGAGCCAGCAGGGGGTCGATAACGTCGACGCTATTGCCGCGACGGAGGGCGTCGACGGCATTTTCGTCGGCCCGAGCGATCTGGCGGCCGCCTTTGGTCATCTGGGTAACGCCAGCCATCCGGATGTGCAGCGCGCAATTCAGCACATTTTTGCCCGTGCCAAAGCGCACGGTAAACCGTGCGGCATTCTGGCGCCAGTGGAAGCCGATGCCCGCCGTTACCTGGAATGGGGCGCAACGTTTGTTGCCGTCGGCAGCGACCTCGGCGTATTCCGCGCCGCCACGCAGAAATTAGCGGACGCTTTTAAAAAATAA
- the garD gene encoding galactarate dehydratase, with the protein MADIEIRQASPTAFYIKVHDTDNVAIIVNDNGLKAGTRFPDGLELIEHIPQGHKVALVDIPAHGEIVRYGEVIGYAVRAIPQGSWIEESLVELPTAPPLETLPLATRVPEPLPPLEGYTFEGYRNADGSVGTKNLLGITTSVHCVAGVVDYVVKIIERDLLPKYPNVDGVVGLNHLYGCGVAINAPAAVVPIRTIHNIALNPNFGGEVMVIGLGCEKLQPERLLQGTEDVKAIPVDDASVVRLQDEHHVGFRSMVDDILQVAERHLEKLNKRQRETCPASELVVGTQCGGSDAFSGVTANPAVGYASDLFVRCGATVMFSEVTEVRDAIHLLTPRAVNEEVGKRLLEEMAWYDNYLDMGKTDRSANPSPGNKKGGLANVVEKALGSIAKSGQSAIVEVLSPGQRPTKRGLIYAATPASDFVCGTQQVASGITVQVFTTGRGTPYGLMAVPVIKMATRTELANRWYDLMDINAGTIATGEESIEEVGWKLFHFILDVASGRKKTFSDQWGLHNSLAVFNPAPVT; encoded by the coding sequence ATGGCCGATATTGAAATTCGACAGGCGTCGCCGACGGCGTTCTATATAAAAGTGCACGATACTGATAACGTGGCGATTATTGTCAACGACAATGGCTTAAAAGCTGGCACCCGCTTTCCGGATGGCCTGGAGCTGATTGAGCACATTCCGCAGGGGCATAAAGTCGCACTGGTCGATATCCCGGCTCACGGTGAAATCGTGCGCTACGGCGAAGTCATCGGCTATGCGGTGCGCGCTATCCCGCAGGGTAGCTGGATTGAGGAGTCGCTGGTTGAGCTGCCCACCGCCCCGCCGCTGGAGACGTTGCCGCTGGCTACCCGCGTCCCTGAGCCGTTGCCTCCGCTGGAGGGTTATACCTTCGAAGGTTACCGCAATGCGGATGGCAGCGTGGGAACCAAAAACCTGCTTGGCATCACCACCAGCGTGCATTGCGTGGCGGGCGTAGTGGATTACGTTGTGAAAATTATTGAGCGCGATCTGTTGCCGAAATACCCCAACGTTGACGGCGTGGTGGGTCTTAACCACCTGTACGGCTGCGGCGTGGCGATCAACGCGCCGGCAGCGGTCGTGCCGATCCGTACGATTCACAATATCGCCCTTAACCCAAACTTTGGCGGTGAGGTAATGGTGATTGGTCTCGGCTGTGAAAAATTGCAGCCAGAACGCCTGTTGCAGGGTACTGAGGATGTGAAAGCCATTCCGGTTGACGATGCCAGTGTTGTGCGTCTTCAGGATGAACACCATGTCGGCTTCAGATCGATGGTCGACGACATTTTACAGGTGGCAGAGCGCCATCTGGAGAAGTTGAACAAACGCCAGCGTGAAACCTGCCCGGCCTCTGAACTGGTCGTTGGGACACAGTGTGGCGGCAGCGATGCGTTTTCCGGCGTCACCGCTAACCCGGCGGTAGGTTATGCCTCCGATCTGTTCGTGCGCTGCGGCGCCACGGTGATGTTCTCCGAAGTCACCGAAGTACGTGATGCTATCCACCTGCTCACGCCGCGCGCCGTCAACGAAGAGGTGGGCAAACGCCTGCTGGAGGAAATGGCCTGGTACGATAACTATCTCGACATGGGCAAAACTGACCGCAGCGCCAACCCGTCTCCGGGTAACAAGAAAGGCGGCCTCGCGAACGTGGTGGAAAAGGCCCTCGGGTCGATTGCCAAATCCGGCCAGAGCGCGATTGTGGAAGTGCTCTCCCCTGGCCAGCGACCAACCAAACGCGGCCTGATTTACGCGGCAACGCCTGCCAGTGATTTCGTTTGCGGCACCCAGCAGGTGGCTTCCGGCATTACGGTACAGGTCTTTACCACCGGGCGCGGCACGCCGTACGGCCTGATGGCGGTACCGGTGATCAAAATGGCGACCCGCACCGAGCTGGCAAACCGCTGGTATGACTTAATGGATATCAACGCGGGCACCATCGCCACCGGGGAAGAGAGTATTGAAGAGGTGGGCTGGAAGCTGTTCCACTTCATTCTGGATGTGGCAAGCGGGCGGAAGAAAACCTTCTCCGATCAATGGGGATTGCATAACTCGCTGGCGGTGTTTAACCCGGCGCCGGTGACGTGA
- a CDS encoding DeoR family transcriptional regulator: MSSTDSSAEKRITGTSERREQIIQRLRAQGSVQVNDLSLLFGVSTVTIRNDLAFLEKQGIAVRAYGGALICEGNAPGVEPSVEDKSSLNTAVKRSIAQAAVELVKPGHRIILDSGTTTFEIARMLRQHTDVIAMTNGMNVANALLEAEGVELLMTGGHLRRQSQSFYGDQAEQSLQNYHFDLLFLGVDAIDLDRGVSTHNEDEARLNRKMCEVAERIIVVTDSSKFNRSSLHKIIDTHRIDMIIVDEGIPAESLEGLRKSGIDVVLV; this comes from the coding sequence ATGAGCAGCACCGATTCATCCGCAGAGAAGCGCATCACCGGCACCAGTGAAAGGCGAGAGCAGATCATTCAGCGGTTGCGGGCGCAGGGAAGCGTGCAGGTTAACGATCTTTCTCTTTTATTCGGCGTGTCGACGGTGACGATCCGTAACGATCTGGCCTTTCTGGAAAAGCAGGGGATTGCCGTTCGCGCTTACGGCGGCGCGCTGATTTGCGAAGGCAATGCCCCCGGCGTGGAGCCATCCGTTGAGGACAAAAGTTCCCTTAATACGGCAGTGAAGCGCAGCATCGCGCAGGCGGCGGTTGAACTGGTGAAGCCGGGTCACCGCATTATTCTGGACTCCGGCACCACGACCTTTGAAATTGCCCGCATGCTGCGCCAGCACACCGATGTCATTGCCATGACCAACGGGATGAACGTGGCAAACGCGCTGCTGGAAGCGGAAGGCGTAGAGCTGCTGATGACCGGCGGGCATTTGCGCCGTCAGTCACAGTCCTTCTACGGCGACCAGGCGGAGCAGTCCTTACAGAATTACCATTTTGACCTGCTGTTTCTGGGCGTCGATGCCATCGATCTCGACCGGGGGGTGAGTACGCATAACGAGGATGAAGCCCGTCTGAACCGCAAAATGTGCGAGGTGGCGGAGCGTATTATCGTTGTCACGGACTCCAGCAAGTTTAATCGTTCAAGCCTGCATAAAATTATTGATACCCATCGAATCGACATGATTATCGTTGATGAAGGCATTCCTGCGGAAAGCCTGGAAGGGTTACGCAAAAGCGGGATCGATGTGGTGCTGGTCTAA